The DNA window AAAAGGAGTTGGAGACACATCAGCCATCGTAGATTTTCCTAACGCAACTTGTTTGTTTTCGCCGAATGATGGGAAAAAGTTTATTAGATACTCAGCCTATCAGGATGGTTTTAATATATTTGATTTTGATCGATCTACGGGACAATTGAGCAATTACCGACGGATACCGGTAACCGACAGTTTGGTGCTGGATGGTGGCGCGTGTTTTTCTCCATCGGGAAGGTTTTTGTATGTAGGCACTTACTGGGATTTGTATCAATATGATCTGGAATCAACAGACATCAAGGGTAGTGAGGTACATATAGCACATTATGATGGTTATCGATCCAAGGGAATTTTTAGAGCAATGATTGGACGGATGCAATGGGGTCCGGATTGTAAGATATATGTGAACTGTCGCAGCAGTATGGATGCCTTGCACGTGATACATCGGCCCAATGAGAAAGGTATAGCCTGTGATTTCAGACCGCATGATCTAAAGTTGCCACAACTTCATGGAGGCACTCTTCCCTATTTTCCAAATTACCGACTGGGACTTGCACCTTTATGTGATCCGGAACTTACGGTGTCTGTTAGCGAGGTTCCTGTGTTACCTGAAGTATATGTGTTTCCTAATCCTTCACGGGATAGAATACATATAAGTGTGCGGGAAGGGAGCAGTAATGCAGGGCGATTGCAGATATACAATACAGCCGGCCAAAGAATAAAGGAAAGTGCTATGGTATCGGGTATGAATGAATACGAGATAGAAGTATCGGGATGGCAGTCAGGAATTTATTTTTATGTAATTTATCTGAATGATGGAAGAATGATGAATGGAAAATTTGTGGTGGAATAAATTACCTTCAAGTTATTGCCATTTTTAAATTATTTCCTCCACGAGATATTTCCTTGAAAAATTTTTTTTGACATTTGGAATGTTTAGATTTGTTCGAAGCATGCCAAGCAGGGGAGGATTGGATCACAGAAAATCAATCATCATGTACCATAGAATTTACACTCAGTACTTTTTACTCATCACAGGAATGTTTGCGTTTCATTCTTTGTTTGGTCAGGAAAAGAGAGATGAGGATCTATTCAGTTATGAGGTAAGGCTTGGAGCAAATATCAATTTGTACCGGGGAATACTTGGCAAAGAAAGACTTGGGCATAATTTGTTCAGCGGACAGACGGGATTGCGTTTGTTTGTTTCCGGGATGATTAATTTGAAAAGTAAAAACTGGATACTGGCGTACGGCCCTACGGTCGGGATTTACAACAAATCTCTCGGCAACAGTCAAAATCCACTGGAGAATGATATTCAGATAGATCTGGTAAACTCATTTTCGGCAGGTGTTGGATATTCAAGGCAGGGCAGCATGAAGTATTTGCGAACGCTCGGCAACACTTCTGCCTACAATCTG is part of the Candidatus Vicinibacter affinis genome and encodes:
- a CDS encoding T9SS type A sorting domain-containing protein, producing MSRNIIQTKVRLKRPFLCFLFIVNGLWLQGQQYRYDYTWLMSDYTRNIMVMTFHKPVDSNNVRIDSVKKELRLNSSAMISNSAGELVAYSNGCFINHRGYDVMENGGGINPGNIRMESCTTDYNYYPTAEQSMVFIPDPMDVMRYYLIHNSAVIQYNPLKAWTDALRYSIIDMRYNNGKGKVVEKNKILLGDSTLSGEVAVMKHANNKSYWVVTKKALENSYYSFVLNDTGITGPYIQKGVGDTSAIVDFPNATCLFSPNDGKKFIRYSAYQDGFNIFDFDRSTGQLSNYRRIPVTDSLVLDGGACFSPSGRFLYVGTYWDLYQYDLESTDIKGSEVHIAHYDGYRSKGIFRAMIGRMQWGPDCKIYVNCRSSMDALHVIHRPNEKGIACDFRPHDLKLPQLHGGTLPYFPNYRLGLAPLCDPELTVSVSEVPVLPEVYVFPNPSRDRIHISVREGSSNAGRLQIYNTAGQRIKESAMVSGMNEYEIEVSGWQSGIYFYVIYLNDGRMMNGKFVVE